A genome region from Actinomycetota bacterium includes the following:
- a CDS encoding cupin domain-containing protein, giving the protein MLVAPEISPPLVAPEVLADIAIGLGRTLTRGEAELLGAGTRRYARLLNTPAYDAWLIEWDHDADLDLHDHGGSSGAFHVVDGVLVEVYTDLARPEPLRTLVLGAGDARQVTPGRVHRVWNPGPAKALSVHVYSPPLSSMTFYADHPDCYLAALRSEPVDVSAPEPRSAL; this is encoded by the coding sequence TTGCTCGTTGCCCCTGAAATTTCTCCTCCTCTCGTCGCTCCTGAGGTTCTTGCCGACATCGCTATCGGGCTCGGCCGCACACTTACCCGCGGCGAGGCGGAGCTCCTGGGGGCCGGGACCCGGCGGTATGCCCGGCTACTCAACACTCCCGCTTATGACGCCTGGCTCATCGAGTGGGACCATGACGCCGACCTCGACCTCCACGACCACGGCGGCAGCTCCGGCGCGTTCCACGTCGTCGACGGCGTGCTGGTGGAGGTCTACACCGACCTGGCCCGCCCCGAGCCGCTCCGCACCCTGGTGCTGGGGGCCGGCGACGCCCGTCAGGTGACCCCCGGGCGGGTCCACCGGGTGTGGAACCCGGGCCCGGCAAAGGCGCTCAGCGTCCACGTCTACTCGCCTCCCCTATCCTCCATGACCTTTTACGCCGATCATCCGGACTGCTACCTGGCGGCACTGCGGTCCGAACCCGTCGACGTCAGCGCCCCCGAGCCCAGGAGCGCCCTGTGA
- a CDS encoding rhodanese-like domain-containing protein, which translates to MTGPLPTGGPGTLARIDRLVEQARRLLPPRPTAADLPALVARGALIVDIRPVDQRSRDGELPGSVVIDRNVLEWRLDPSSPYRIPQAPRPDQEVVLVCNEGYASSLAAESLQKLGLTGATDLAGGYQGVLKLAGARA; encoded by the coding sequence GTGACCGGCCCCCTCCCGACCGGGGGCCCCGGCACGCTCGCGAGAATCGACCGGCTCGTCGAGCAGGCCCGCAGGCTTCTCCCGCCCCGGCCCACCGCAGCCGACCTCCCGGCTCTGGTGGCTCGTGGGGCGCTGATCGTCGATATCCGTCCGGTGGACCAGCGGTCCAGGGACGGTGAGCTGCCCGGCTCGGTCGTGATCGACCGGAACGTCCTGGAGTGGAGGCTCGACCCGAGTTCTCCCTACCGCATTCCCCAGGCGCCCCGGCCGGATCAGGAGGTCGTGCTGGTCTGCAACGAGGGGTACGCGTCGAGCCTGGCCGCGGAGTCGCTGCAGAAGCTCGGGCTGACCGGCGCGACCGATCTGGCCGGCGGCTACCAGGGCGTCCTGAAGCTCGCCGGAGCCCGCGCCTAG
- a CDS encoding helix-turn-helix domain-containing protein produces MDAEQTHICDHALTQVFSLLGKRWTGMIIGVLLEGPRRFAELARSMPSITDGMLSSRLAELRDAGLVERQIVEGPPVATIYLLTPKGQALRPALSALTEWARLNMEETTEKV; encoded by the coding sequence ATGGACGCCGAGCAGACGCATATCTGCGACCATGCGTTGACCCAGGTTTTTTCGCTCCTGGGCAAGCGGTGGACCGGCATGATCATCGGGGTGCTGCTCGAAGGGCCCCGCCGCTTCGCCGAGCTTGCCCGCTCCATGCCGTCGATCACCGACGGGATGCTCTCCTCCCGGCTCGCCGAGCTTCGGGACGCCGGACTCGTCGAGCGTCAGATCGTCGAAGGCCCCCCGGTGGCCACCATCTACCTGTTGACGCCCAAGGGGCAGGCCCTGCGCCCGGCGCTCAGCGCGCTGACCGAGTGGGCGCGGCTGAACATGGAGGAAACGACCGAGAAGGTCTAG
- a CDS encoding VOC family protein, with protein sequence MTNSASQTQSRPSIAAATGVGAVHLAVTDRDRALTFYRNILGLDVMDDGPQIRLGAAGRDLVVLHPGAAGPVEQGVTGLYHLALVVPDRTHFARFVKRMVEIRYPNSPTDHTLTKADYLWDPDGNGIEVYVETPEDGTWFMTDDEFAARDSSGRLRSGRDPINLRELFAALEPDEDVFVPLPGGTKMGHVHLHVRDVDEAVALYSGLIGFDVMGMSRRFGAAFVSAGGYHHHLGLNTWAGKGAPPAGPASAGLREFTIEVPGEGDLDEAVDRLDRGGVTLADAPEGGVRFSDASGNAALLTTRNFKEDN encoded by the coding sequence ATGACCAATTCCGCGTCCCAGACCCAGTCCCGCCCGTCGATCGCCGCAGCCACCGGCGTGGGCGCGGTGCACCTTGCCGTGACCGACCGGGATCGGGCGCTGACCTTCTACCGCAACATCCTGGGCCTCGACGTGATGGACGACGGGCCGCAGATCCGGCTCGGTGCCGCCGGCCGCGATCTGGTGGTGCTGCACCCCGGCGCCGCCGGACCGGTGGAGCAGGGCGTCACCGGCCTCTACCACCTGGCTCTGGTGGTTCCGGACCGGACGCACTTCGCCCGGTTCGTCAAGCGTATGGTCGAGATCCGCTACCCCAACTCCCCCACCGACCACACCCTGACCAAAGCCGACTACCTCTGGGACCCCGACGGCAACGGCATCGAGGTATACGTCGAGACACCGGAGGACGGGACCTGGTTCATGACGGACGACGAGTTCGCCGCCCGCGACTCCTCCGGCCGCCTGCGGTCGGGCCGGGACCCGATCAACCTGCGTGAGTTGTTCGCCGCTCTCGAGCCCGACGAGGACGTCTTCGTGCCCCTTCCCGGCGGCACGAAGATGGGTCACGTCCACCTGCACGTCCGGGATGTGGACGAGGCGGTCGCCCTCTACAGCGGCCTGATCGGGTTCGACGTAATGGGCATGTCCCGCCGCTTCGGCGCAGCTTTTGTATCGGCCGGCGGGTACCACCACCACCTGGGCCTGAACACCTGGGCCGGCAAAGGCGCCCCGCCCGCCGGGCCGGCCAGCGCAGGCCTGCGTGAGTTCACGATCGAGGTTCCGGGCGAGGGCGACCTGGACGAAGCGGTCGATCGCCTGGACCGGGGCGGGGTAACCCTGGCCGACGCACCCGAGGGCGGCGTCCGATTCTCGGACGCCTCGGGCAACGCCGCCCTGCTCACCACCCGCAATTTCAAGGAGGACAATTAA
- a CDS encoding DsbA family oxidoreductase — MRIDVWSDVICPWCGLGKHRLEAALAQLPDEEKAEVVYHSFQLDPNAPLEARSVRDLLKAKYGLDDAGFAAATGRIEGLAEAEGLQPYHVGDNLSGNTALAHQLLALAAEKNLAADAWDRLYKAHFAERRSIFDVDSLVELGAEIGLDPDEAREALETGRYAAQVQAEGMAARRVGATGVPFYVIDNKYAVSGAQPPEVLLSVFEQVKAAG, encoded by the coding sequence ATGAGGATCGACGTCTGGTCGGATGTAATCTGCCCCTGGTGCGGGCTAGGCAAGCACCGCCTGGAGGCCGCTCTGGCGCAGCTGCCCGATGAGGAGAAGGCCGAGGTGGTCTACCACTCGTTCCAGCTGGACCCGAACGCCCCGCTGGAGGCCCGGAGCGTCCGCGACCTGCTAAAGGCGAAGTACGGCCTGGACGACGCCGGCTTCGCGGCCGCGACCGGCCGCATCGAGGGCCTGGCCGAAGCGGAGGGCCTTCAGCCCTACCACGTGGGCGACAACCTCAGCGGCAACACCGCTCTCGCCCACCAGCTGCTTGCTTTGGCAGCCGAGAAGAATCTGGCGGCCGACGCCTGGGACCGGCTCTACAAGGCCCACTTCGCAGAGAGGCGCTCGATCTTCGACGTGGACTCCCTGGTCGAGCTGGGTGCAGAGATCGGCCTGGACCCGGACGAAGCCCGGGAGGCCCTGGAGACCGGCCGCTACGCTGCTCAGGTGCAGGCAGAAGGGATGGCGGCCCGGCGGGTCGGCGCCACCGGCGTGCCGTTTTACGTCATCGACAACAAGTACGCGGTCTCCGGAGCCCAGCCGCCCGAGGTGCTCCTGTCGGTTTTCGAGCAGGTCAAAGCCGCGGGCTAG